The sequence below is a genomic window from Sorangiineae bacterium MSr12523.
CGCGGCCACGCTCAGCACCTCGAGCAGCGCGCGTGCATCCTCGGGCAGCTCCGCCACCCGCGCGAGGATCACCTCCTCCAGCGAGATGACCCCTTCGCTGCGCGCGAGGCTCGGTCGCTCGTTGGCCCATCGCGCGAGCTCGGCCACGAAGAATGGACTGCCGTGCGCCTCCGAAACGACAGCCCGCGCAATCGTATCGCCCGGGTGCCGGAGCAACGCGCGCGCGAGCTCCATCGTCTCGGGCGGCGAAAGCTCCCCCACCTCCACCCGCCGGAACAGGCACACGGGCTCGAGGCGCTCCTCGACGTCATGCAGGGCCTGCAGCGCGGCGCTCGTCTCTTCGAGCTCGGTTCGGTAGCTGCACACGAGAAGCACCGACGACAGCGCGGGCGGCGCCAACAGCGACTCGAGCAGCTGCACGCTGTCGACGTCGCCCCACTGCATGTCGTCGATGTGGATCAGCAGCGGGTAGCGCATGCTGATCGCAGCAAGAAGCTCCTTCAAGGCGACGAAGGCCCGGCGCCGCACTTCCTGAGGATCGGCCACCTCGGCCTCGTCGCGATCGAGCGGGGCCACCGGCGGCGCGGCCATGGATCGCGGTCCTTCGAGGCTGCTGTCGACCATGCGCGCATCGCGCAGCACGGGAAAGAGCCGCACCAGCTGATGGATGCCCTGCGGGACGAATCCCCAGACTTCCTCGTCGGGGCAGCGCAAAAGCCATCGACTGAGCTCGTCCACCACTTGATCGACGGCCTTGAACGGCACCGCCTCGCGCTCGTAGCAGCGGCCGGAAAGCACCAGCACGTCGGAGCGCGCCGCGAGGCTGCCCAAGAAGCGCGACACGAGCGCGCTCTTGCCCATGCCCGAGCGCCCGAAGATGCGGAGCACCACGGACTTGCCGCGCATGCTCAGTTGAAACGCCTCGTCGAGGACGGCAAGTTGCGTGCTGCGGCCCACGAACGGGATCTCCACCGACGAGGTGACGCTGAGCGATGGCTCGCCCTCGAGGCGGCGCAGCACTTCTTCGCCGCTCGGGCGCTCCTTCGGATCGGTGCGGAGCAAGTCCATGCACAGGCGCTCGAGATCCGATGGGATGCCGCTCACCAGCTCCGAAGGCGGCGGCGGCATGGCCTTCTGCTTGCGCATGAGCATTTCGCTCAAATTGCCGCCGAATGGCAGGGTGCGGGTCAGCACCTCGTAGAGAATGACGCCGATGGCATACCAGTCGGAGGCGGTGGTGGCGCGTTTGAAGGCCGCCTGCTCGGGCGCCATGTACGCGGGCGTGCCCACCAAGGCGTCGTACTCCGAGGCGCGTCGATCCGGCGTGCTGTCGGCAACCACGCCGAAGTCGAGCAGCACCACCCGGCCCGCGCGGGTGACGAGCACGTTGGAGGGCTTGACGTCGCGATGCAACTTGCCCGCCGCGTGAATGGCATTGATGCCGTCGGCGAGCTGGCGCAACCCATCCCGCAGACGGTCCACGTCGCGCACGGCAAAGGGTTGATGCCCACCGGCGGCGCGCAGGATCTGGGCGCGATCGTGCCCGGCTTGAATGGCCTCGTAGAATTGGAGCGGCGCCACGAGCGTCGGTCCGCCGTCCTCGATGAACCGGTTCGTGACGGTCCGCTCCACACTCGTCGGCGGAGGGCCACTCGAGTGCATGGCGGAGACGAAGTCCAAGCCGTCGAGCAACTCCATGGTGAAAAACCAGGAATCGCCCTCGGAGAACAGCTCGTAGAGCTGCACCACGTTGGCGTGGACGATATCGGCCAGGGCACGGAACTCGCGTTTGAAGCGCAGCAAGGCCGACGGGTCTACCCGCGTCATCAACTTGAGCGCGACCACCTCGCCGCGCTCGAGATCGCGCGCGCGATGGACGACGCCCATGCCCCCCTCACCGAGGTGACCTTCGAGGACGAAGCGTTTCGTCCCGCGAAATCCATAGGCCGCGCCACCCAAGTTGGACATGTTCGAATGAGTCTTCGCAGGCTATCAGAGGTCGCGGCCGAGATGCTGGAGAGCGCTGCGACTCGGAAGGAAAAAGTATGCGCCTCCACGCGTCTCGACGACCCTCGGCAGGTTGCGAAGCTGCCTCGGCGGATACCCTTGTAGGGTAAAGTCCGAAGCGGGAAAAGGGCACGCTCGTTGCGGCCCCAGCAGCGGATCCGGATCGCGACTCAAGCCCGCGAAGGTGGGATTGACCATCCAGTTCGAGCGAATGAACTCGAATTGCCGCGACAGATTCGCATTGAGGCAAAGGAAATGCATCCCGCGCTCCTCGGCGGCCAAGGCCTCCGATGCCGCGAGCATCGCCTCCGGATCGAAACTCACGTCCAGCGGAGACCCATAAGGTCGCCCGCGGCGAAGGATGCGATGCAAGTTTGCACGATCGATGCGCTCCTGTTGCACCGTCGGATCCTTGGGGTCGCCGCTCAACTCGGGATCGTGCGGGACCGGCAGCGCCGTGTCGCGTGGATTGGTCCGACGGATGTGGGACCCGATGGGACACTTTTCACCGAAGGCATCGCCCATGGAGCCAAATCGAAAGTCATTGTCATCTTGGTGCCGGATGCTTCCGCTTCGATCTGGATACGCGGTCATCGGGCTGCCGTTGGGCCAACGGCCCATTAGCTTGGCCGCGAGCCACATGGCCCCTTCCCTTCCAGATGGCAGCCAAGCCAATTTTTCGGCCGTGCGAAAGATGTAATTCCAGAACGCTTTGACGTCTTGCGCGAGCTGCCAGAAAACGAGATACGTTCCGTTTCGACCGAAATCGCGGCGCGGCGCCAGATGGTCGTCGCCCGGTTGAAGGAGATCGCCGCGGCGATCGATATGGATGGGCAGCTCGGGCGAGAGCGGCATTTTGCCGTAGCCGTTGGGATATCCCAGTACGACTTCGCCGTTGGCGATGACGTCCCGCGCCCCCTGACGCGCCAAGCCTGCGAGCCGCGGGTTGGAAATGCCATCCCGAAAGCCGAAATGCTCTTTGCGAAGCGCACGGTTCGTCGGCCACGTCTGGAGCACTTTCACCAAGCGAAGCCCATTTTCCTCGCGGATTTGCGAGGCGATCACCTGGCCGGGGAGCTCGATATCCCCGGGGTTCGCGTCCATTTGGCCGGCAAAGACAGCCAGCATGCCGTGCACGTCGGGGTTGTTCGGCCCGCCCCAGGTCCAATTCTCTGGCGCGCTCGGACCATCGTCGCCAAGACGGCGGGCACGGTGCGGATCGGAAAAGCCTTCTTGAAACGGCAGGCTGAATCCGCGCAAGGCCATCTGGTCCAGCTGCAGGGCCTCGAAGCCTTCGTAGGTGAATGCCAGGTTGATGCAGATATCCGCCAGCAGCGGGGGCATATGCCGTGGCGTGCGTCGGTATCCGCCAAATTGAATACTGGGCAGGATGCGCGCAATCCACTTTCGGGC
It includes:
- a CDS encoding protein kinase, whose protein sequence is MSNLGGAAYGFRGTKRFVLEGHLGEGGMGVVHRARDLERGEVVALKLMTRVDPSALLRFKREFRALADIVHANVVQLYELFSEGDSWFFTMELLDGLDFVSAMHSSGPPPTSVERTVTNRFIEDGGPTLVAPLQFYEAIQAGHDRAQILRAAGGHQPFAVRDVDRLRDGLRQLADGINAIHAAGKLHRDVKPSNVLVTRAGRVVLLDFGVVADSTPDRRASEYDALVGTPAYMAPEQAAFKRATTASDWYAIGVILYEVLTRTLPFGGNLSEMLMRKQKAMPPPPSELVSGIPSDLERLCMDLLRTDPKERPSGEEVLRRLEGEPSLSVTSSVEIPFVGRSTQLAVLDEAFQLSMRGKSVVLRIFGRSGMGKSALVSRFLGSLAARSDVLVLSGRCYEREAVPFKAVDQVVDELSRWLLRCPDEEVWGFVPQGIHQLVRLFPVLRDARMVDSSLEGPRSMAAPPVAPLDRDEAEVADPQEVRRRAFVALKELLAAISMRYPLLIHIDDMQWGDVDSVQLLESLLAPPALSSVLLVCSYRTELEETSAALQALHDVEERLEPVCLFRRVEVGELSPPETMELARALLRHPGDTIARAVVSEAHGSPFFVAELARWANERPSLARSEGVISLEEVILARVAELPEDARALLEVLSVAAGPLEHRVAESATGSVGSYFAALLQLRSARLIHTRGLSARDSAETTHDRIRETMAGSLSEERRQQCHLGLARALAASENADPEAVFQHFFAGGDRDSAKKYAVRAAEAANEALAFLRAARLYEAAIELGAGAARDLYRELGDALASAGRGAKAADAYLAAAADAGPEEAIELRRMAAEYLLKGGREREGLRVLHTVLEAVGVSYPMSTEAALASFVYNDARLRLSWAVRRPTSTRSPSRAELSRADAAFSAATGLALTDVLRGADFGTRALLLAMEAGDPLRLCRALAVAASNVASAGEPGRQRAEEMVRTAEQIADHTGDPHSVALSQLAAAFVHFFLGEWRSARKKLERADGIFRARCRFAAWELANTQAWTCNVLILSGELREAGERIPSIVEEARAREDRFALMHSIYPNCIAHIVGDDVDAAWRVTQGIASGYSNTGHSNTGPGNGDIFTSAHWGAMIAACSVQRYRGDGVAAWWRSERDMPALEKTHLLRAAMVRTFTLYEQALTAASAVTCEKLAVHRSRFIDERQLLAVIDRAAKRLLREKLRYAPAMGYMLRATATAARGDREGTRAALEIAVPMLDGADLGYLAACARHRLGALLGGATGAELMERALDFFTAQGVRNVERCLAMSAPGFEEILAR